Proteins from one Thermotoga sp. SG1 genomic window:
- the flgG gene encoding flagellar basal-body rod protein FlgG gives MMISLYSAATGMSAQQFKLDTIANNLANVDTTGYKKVRAEFQDLLYQYVKNAGTPTAATSTLPTGLYVGHGVRTAATTRIFTLGNFEQTGNALDLAIAGDGFFQIQLQDGRIAYTRDGSFKVDSEGRIVTSNGLLLVPEITIPENAVSINVSPDGIVSAELQDGTIQQLGTITLVRFVNPSGLKSIGDNLYIATPASGDPIEGVPGQDGFGAIKQGFLEKSNVDVVREMVDMITAQRAYEFNSRVIQTADEMLRTATNVKR, from the coding sequence ATGATGATATCACTTTACTCTGCCGCAACAGGAATGTCCGCACAGCAATTCAAACTCGATACCATAGCGAACAACCTCGCCAACGTGGACACCACAGGGTACAAAAAGGTGAGGGCAGAATTCCAGGATCTCCTCTATCAGTACGTGAAGAACGCTGGAACTCCAACGGCCGCCACTTCCACCCTTCCAACGGGGCTGTACGTTGGACACGGTGTGAGAACGGCGGCAACAACACGGATATTCACCCTTGGAAACTTCGAGCAGACTGGCAACGCCCTCGACCTGGCGATAGCCGGAGACGGCTTCTTCCAGATTCAACTTCAGGATGGCAGAATTGCCTACACAAGAGACGGAAGCTTCAAAGTGGACAGTGAAGGAAGAATAGTCACCTCGAACGGTCTCCTTCTGGTACCCGAGATAACCATTCCAGAAAACGCCGTTTCGATAAACGTCTCTCCAGACGGCATCGTTTCGGCTGAACTTCAGGATGGTACCATACAGCAACTCGGAACGATCACGCTCGTGAGGTTTGTGAACCCATCCGGTCTGAAATCGATAGGAGACAACCTCTACATCGCAACACCCGCATCCGGAGATCCGATAGAGGGTGTCCCGGGTCAGGACGGCTTTGGAGCCATTAAACAGGGATTTCTGGAAAAATCCAACGTCGATGTCGTCAGGGAAATGGTGGACATGATCACCGCACAGAGAGCGTACGAGTTCAACTCGAGGGTCATACAGACAGCCGATGAGATGTTGAGAACAGCCACCAATGTGAAGAGATGA
- a CDS encoding flagellar hook-basal body protein, protein MTRGIYNASMGMLIDMAKLDRIANDLANVDTAGYKQDREAFRAYLRREIFRQEPDPIEKRVEKVPIGPLEYSVVLDEVRSDLSQGPLEETKVPYHLAIDGEGFFRIEFNGQEYFTRNGEFEVGRDGYIVTNYGGYLLDENGERIEYFDGFTVDGEGYVRDENGNVITRIGVYTVENLQKFGNTLFTGENPSFAENFRILQGYVEKSNVNALKAMVDMISAMRHYELSQRAVLVNDELNGKLINSLATLK, encoded by the coding sequence GTGACGAGGGGCATCTACAACGCATCCATGGGCATGCTGATCGATATGGCAAAACTGGACAGAATAGCCAACGATCTAGCAAACGTCGACACGGCTGGCTACAAACAAGACAGAGAAGCCTTCAGGGCCTACCTGAGAAGAGAAATCTTCAGACAGGAGCCAGATCCTATAGAAAAGAGGGTAGAAAAGGTTCCGATAGGTCCCCTCGAGTACTCCGTTGTGCTGGACGAGGTGAGAAGTGATCTCTCTCAGGGACCTCTCGAAGAAACAAAGGTCCCGTATCACCTCGCCATAGACGGTGAGGGGTTTTTCAGGATAGAATTCAACGGCCAGGAGTACTTCACCAGAAATGGAGAGTTCGAGGTGGGACGCGATGGATACATCGTTACAAACTACGGAGGATACCTCCTGGATGAAAACGGTGAAAGAATAGAGTACTTCGATGGCTTCACGGTGGACGGAGAAGGTTATGTGAGAGACGAGAACGGAAACGTGATAACAAGAATCGGTGTGTACACCGTGGAGAACCTTCAGAAGTTCGGAAACACCCTCTTCACCGGAGAAAATCCATCCTTTGCAGAAAATTTTAGGATTCTTCAGGGCTATGTAGAAAAATCAAATGTGAACGCCCTGAAGGCGATGGTGGACATGATCTCTGCAATGAGACACTACGAACTCTCTCAAAGAGCGGTCCTTGTCAACGATGAACTGAACGGAAAACTCATCAACTCCCTGGCTACTCTGAAGTGA
- the flgA gene encoding flagellar basal body P-ring formation chaperone FlgA, translating to MKVCFLILMVLFSSFLFSETFTLKETLLATPGVLSLNDLTFEKVDTDKDLMVLLPGFEYFVSKSFLKIRFPEHEFTGADQIKITVKGPDEIRKVVYEEIEKKIGVKDFEAFVVKTFGKFPQDLGLSSVRVTRISKNLINVFLKFTDGSYVTLNVVLKKERNVVVLKRNINVGDVIKEDFVTMEERDIFEINGEPFYSLLEVVGMVSKRYLRSGTVLTKDMLEDPPDVVKGQIVPAYVDLGSIKVSTFVEVLENGHLGETVKAMNIESRKYVFGRVEKGPVLRILGVTE from the coding sequence ATGAAAGTTTGTTTTCTAATACTGATGGTGCTTTTCTCCTCCTTCCTCTTCTCTGAAACCTTCACTCTGAAAGAAACACTCCTGGCCACGCCAGGAGTTCTTTCTCTGAACGACCTCACCTTTGAAAAGGTCGATACAGACAAAGACCTGATGGTCCTGCTTCCGGGTTTTGAATACTTCGTCTCCAAAAGTTTCCTGAAGATCAGATTTCCAGAGCACGAATTCACAGGAGCGGACCAGATAAAGATAACGGTAAAGGGTCCCGACGAAATCAGAAAAGTGGTGTACGAAGAAATCGAAAAGAAAATAGGAGTAAAAGACTTCGAAGCGTTTGTTGTGAAAACCTTCGGAAAGTTCCCACAGGACCTAGGTCTTTCCTCTGTTAGAGTCACCAGAATATCGAAGAACCTGATCAACGTTTTTCTGAAATTCACCGACGGTTCCTACGTGACCCTGAACGTTGTACTCAAAAAGGAAAGGAATGTGGTGGTCTTGAAAAGAAATATAAACGTGGGAGATGTGATAAAGGAAGACTTCGTGACCATGGAAGAAAGAGACATCTTTGAAATCAACGGCGAACCGTTCTACAGCCTCTTAGAAGTTGTGGGCATGGTGTCAAAAAGATACCTGAGATCCGGTACTGTTCTCACTAAGGATATGCTGGAAGATCCCCCCGATGTGGTAAAAGGGCAGATCGTTCCGGCGTACGTGGATCTTGGTAGCATAAAGGTCTCCACCTTCGTGGAGGTACTGGAAAACGGACACCTTGGAGAGACGGTGAAGGCCATGAACATCGAAAGTAGAAAATACGTTTTCGGAAGAGTTGAGAAAGGACCCGTTTTGAGAATACTGGGGGTGACGGAATGA
- a CDS encoding rod-binding protein, which yields MYVLGVSTSIKNLRDASVEFVSELFYKLFKEMYDSIPKYDLIPETSAEKWFKEMLLHEYAEQAAKQSPLTEMVMKSLGGKTFSSLPQRE from the coding sequence ATGTACGTTCTTGGAGTTTCTACCAGTATAAAGAATCTGAGGGATGCCAGTGTGGAATTTGTGAGTGAGTTGTTTTATAAACTGTTCAAAGAAATGTACGACTCCATTCCAAAGTACGATCTGATCCCTGAAACAAGCGCAGAGAAGTGGTTCAAAGAGATGCTCCTACACGAATACGCAGAGCAGGCCGCAAAACAGAGCCCGCTTACGGAAATGGTGATGAAGAGTCTTGGTGGAAAAACATTCTCCAGTCTTCCTCAAAGAGAATAG
- a CDS encoding rod shape-determining protein translates to MPKGDIGIDLGTASIIVYKRGEGIVLHEPSVVAISEKTGEIVAIGEEAKKMLGKTPEGLKAIRPMKDGVIADYKTIEAIIRSFLKRIVGRFSFMKPSLIIGVPTKITEVEKRAVFEAGLNAGARRVHIVSEPIAAAIGAGIDVMASEGNMVVDIGGGTTDIAVISLGGTVVGESVRMAGDAMDEAIVKFVRKKYGLVIGESTAEDIKKRIGKTHPAFENYEVEIKGRDVVTGLPRTDRVNSEDVREAIEPIVMALLTKIKNVLERTPPELSADIINNGIHLTGGGALLRGFDRTIYDEIHVKTIVAEDPITCVARGTGILLEDEKLLKTVCETFAR, encoded by the coding sequence ATGCCAAAGGGAGACATCGGCATAGACCTGGGAACAGCATCCATCATCGTTTACAAAAGAGGTGAAGGAATCGTTTTGCACGAACCCTCCGTTGTGGCGATATCGGAGAAGACAGGGGAGATCGTCGCCATCGGTGAGGAAGCGAAGAAGATGCTCGGAAAGACCCCCGAGGGGTTGAAGGCCATCCGGCCGATGAAAGACGGTGTGATAGCAGACTATAAAACCATAGAAGCGATCATTCGAAGTTTTCTAAAGCGCATAGTCGGAAGGTTCAGTTTCATGAAGCCTTCTCTCATCATAGGGGTTCCCACAAAGATCACCGAGGTCGAAAAAAGGGCGGTCTTTGAGGCGGGTCTCAACGCCGGGGCTCGAAGGGTGCACATCGTTTCCGAACCGATAGCAGCCGCAATAGGTGCAGGAATAGATGTCATGGCATCCGAAGGAAACATGGTGGTGGATATAGGTGGTGGAACCACGGATATAGCCGTGATCAGCCTTGGCGGCACGGTGGTTGGAGAATCGGTGAGAATGGCAGGGGATGCAATGGATGAAGCGATAGTAAAGTTCGTTCGAAAAAAATACGGCCTCGTCATAGGGGAGTCCACCGCCGAAGATATAAAGAAGAGAATCGGAAAGACACATCCTGCCTTTGAGAACTACGAAGTCGAGATAAAAGGACGTGATGTGGTAACGGGGCTTCCAAGAACAGATCGAGTGAACTCAGAGGACGTAAGAGAAGCCATCGAACCCATCGTCATGGCCCTTCTCACAAAAATCAAGAATGTCCTCGAAAGAACACCACCAGAACTTTCTGCCGACATCATAAACAACGGTATACACCTCACCGGAGGCGGAGCCCTCCTCAGAGGTTTCGACAGAACCATCTACGATGAAATCCACGTCAAGACAATCGTGGCCGAAGATCCGATCACGTGTGTTGCGAGGGGAACAGGTATTCTCCTGGAGGATGAAAAGTTGTTGAAAACGGTCTGTGAAACGTTTGCGAGGTGA
- a CDS encoding flagellar basal body P-ring protein FlgI, with protein sequence MRKTLFLILLLVILSSLFSITTRIKDIAFFRGARDNQLFGIGLVVGLNGTGDSGNVNSPLLLEMMKKFGVQVPEEDLRSKNTALVMVLADIPPFAKEGMRIDCVVASIADAKSLAGGYLIQTPLYGADGKVYAVAQGSVTLGGEDVKLSASLQKRYKVVGYLPEGAIVERDIPSDMLEGDSVTILLRNPDITTAARVARAINEKFEMDLAKAVDPSAIKLTVPVAFQDDLITFLSLVEEIEVQPDLPAKIVVNERTGTVLFGGGVKLSDFVITYGNFTVSVSAGKIGDKDATVANLVNALKAAGATPQDIIAILQVLHRSGYILGELIIM encoded by the coding sequence GTGAGAAAAACCCTTTTTCTCATTCTTCTTTTAGTGATTCTCAGTTCTCTCTTTTCGATCACCACGAGAATAAAGGACATTGCGTTTTTCAGGGGAGCGCGTGACAACCAACTCTTTGGAATCGGCCTTGTCGTTGGACTCAACGGAACGGGAGATTCCGGAAACGTGAATTCTCCGCTCCTTCTTGAGATGATGAAAAAGTTCGGTGTCCAGGTTCCAGAAGAAGATCTGAGATCGAAAAACACCGCCCTTGTGATGGTTCTTGCAGACATTCCTCCCTTCGCAAAGGAAGGTATGAGGATAGACTGTGTGGTCGCCTCCATAGCCGATGCAAAATCTCTCGCCGGGGGATACCTCATACAGACACCGCTTTATGGAGCAGATGGAAAGGTCTACGCCGTGGCTCAAGGCTCTGTTACTCTCGGTGGTGAGGATGTGAAACTTTCAGCAAGTCTTCAGAAGAGATACAAGGTCGTTGGTTATCTCCCAGAAGGTGCCATAGTGGAAAGAGATATCCCTTCAGACATGCTCGAAGGAGACAGCGTGACAATACTTCTGAGAAATCCGGATATCACCACGGCGGCAAGAGTGGCAAGAGCGATAAACGAAAAGTTCGAGATGGATCTTGCAAAAGCCGTGGATCCTTCGGCGATCAAACTCACCGTTCCAGTTGCCTTCCAGGATGATCTCATCACCTTTCTCTCACTCGTTGAAGAGATAGAGGTGCAGCCAGATCTTCCCGCAAAGATAGTGGTCAACGAAAGGACCGGCACCGTCCTCTTCGGAGGGGGCGTGAAACTCTCAGACTTTGTGATCACGTACGGAAACTTCACGGTAAGTGTGTCAGCCGGAAAGATAGGTGACAAAGATGCAACCGTGGCCAACCTGGTCAACGCACTGAAAGCGGCGGGTGCCACCCCTCAGGACATCATCGCCATTCTTCAGGTGCTCCACAGATCTGGCTACATACTCGGTGAACTCATCATCATGTGA
- a CDS encoding flagellar basal body L-ring protein FlgH, which translates to MKKAWCLLLLFLAAAIFPFSMWNSSGESEYKNLLSIRKASKVGDIVTIVIRENNSLSSERESLEIQKTLLGILGNVVSAAANFNLSNFIPINNNPSPQTTRGGEMKSSVVAKVSAVVVNVDPYGNLVVEGRKTIKVDKDYQEIIIKGKVRPDDIEIGNEVDSSKLADSEIWVNGKLVFSEEPGKESFFDKVLSFLAELFT; encoded by the coding sequence ATGAAGAAGGCGTGGTGTCTGCTGTTACTCTTTCTAGCGGCAGCGATCTTTCCCTTCTCCATGTGGAACTCCTCGGGAGAGTCGGAATACAAAAATCTCCTTTCCATCCGAAAGGCTTCGAAAGTTGGAGACATAGTCACCATAGTGATTCGGGAAAACAACAGTCTGTCCTCAGAAAGGGAAAGCCTTGAAATACAGAAGACCCTCCTGGGCATCCTTGGAAACGTGGTGAGTGCAGCCGCCAACTTCAACCTCAGCAACTTCATACCAATAAACAACAACCCTTCACCACAGACAACACGGGGAGGAGAGATGAAATCTTCGGTGGTGGCAAAGGTTTCAGCCGTGGTCGTCAATGTCGATCCCTATGGAAATCTGGTGGTGGAAGGAAGAAAGACGATAAAGGTGGACAAAGACTACCAGGAGATCATCATAAAGGGAAAGGTGAGGCCGGACGACATAGAAATAGGAAACGAGGTGGATTCTTCCAAACTGGCAGACTCGGAAATATGGGTGAACGGAAAGCTGGTTTTCAGTGAGGAACCCGGCAAGGAAAGCTTCTTCGACAAAGTACTTTCATTCCTTGCAGAACTGTTCACGTGA
- a CDS encoding radical SAM protein, protein MRILLINPYSGGYYYRLGAVYPPLGLMYICSSLREKEYSVNFVDMNVERFDWKNFDFGEYDVVGISVDTVRFPVAEKIAKKAKACGTTVVMGGPHATAFYETILRQGLCDYVVLGEGERAFSDLVESIANKEKHPQIPGVAYVRDGDIFVFPSQFIENLDDLPFPDREKVYLYRTKFAGERATSLITSRGCPFNCEFCSASQFMGRRIRWRSVENVIDELKILKKMGYGSVIFFDDNFTINPKRVVNLCEEMLRKDLRFRWWAFSRADELLGHEDMVEAMSKAGCKMLFIGFESADDEVLEEYGKNLKSGIAFDVVKLLKKYRIDVFASFVIGALKDTKKTIEKTVKFARKLKASIVQFSILTPYPGTALFEKLKHLIVEKDWRKFDGTHLVFKHPNFSSKELKRLFIKAYYAAYTSPRLIFRRGIPFLIRLLTRREAYSL, encoded by the coding sequence ATGAGAATTTTGCTCATAAACCCTTACAGTGGAGGGTACTATTACAGACTCGGAGCTGTTTACCCTCCCCTTGGCCTCATGTACATCTGCTCTTCTCTCAGGGAAAAGGAATACAGTGTGAACTTTGTGGACATGAACGTGGAGAGATTCGACTGGAAGAATTTCGATTTTGGTGAGTACGATGTGGTGGGAATATCCGTTGACACAGTGCGATTTCCTGTAGCAGAAAAGATCGCAAAGAAGGCAAAAGCCTGTGGTACTACGGTGGTGATGGGAGGGCCTCATGCAACGGCTTTTTACGAAACGATCCTTCGGCAAGGCCTGTGCGATTATGTTGTACTCGGAGAGGGAGAGAGGGCTTTTTCAGATCTTGTAGAAAGTATCGCAAACAAAGAAAAACACCCTCAAATACCCGGTGTCGCTTACGTGAGAGATGGAGATATCTTTGTGTTTCCTTCTCAGTTCATAGAGAATCTGGATGACTTACCCTTCCCTGACAGAGAAAAAGTGTATCTTTACAGGACGAAATTCGCAGGTGAGAGGGCAACGAGCCTGATCACCTCAAGAGGTTGTCCTTTCAACTGTGAGTTCTGCAGCGCCTCTCAGTTCATGGGAAGAAGAATCAGATGGAGAAGCGTTGAAAACGTGATCGATGAGCTGAAGATTTTGAAGAAGATGGGATATGGTTCTGTGATCTTCTTCGATGACAATTTCACGATAAATCCAAAGAGGGTTGTGAATCTATGCGAAGAGATGCTGAGAAAAGACCTTCGTTTCAGATGGTGGGCGTTTTCGAGAGCAGATGAACTCCTTGGACATGAAGATATGGTGGAGGCGATGTCGAAAGCAGGCTGTAAAATGCTGTTCATAGGCTTTGAGAGTGCAGACGACGAGGTGCTGGAGGAGTATGGGAAGAATCTGAAATCCGGTATAGCCTTCGATGTGGTGAAACTCTTGAAGAAATACAGGATAGACGTGTTTGCAAGTTTTGTGATTGGAGCGTTGAAAGACACGAAAAAGACCATAGAGAAAACGGTGAAATTTGCCAGGAAACTGAAAGCGTCCATCGTACAGTTCTCAATTCTCACGCCATATCCTGGAACAGCACTCTTTGAAAAACTGAAACATCTGATCGTGGAAAAAGACTGGAGAAAATTCGATGGGACCCATCTGGTGTTCAAGCACCCAAATTTCTCATCGAAGGAGTTGAAAAGACTTTTTATAAAAGCCTATTATGCTGCGTACACGTCTCCGAGGTTGATATTCAGACGGGGTATACCATTTTTGATTCGATTGCTTACACGTAGAGAGGCCTATTCTCTTTGA